The following are encoded together in the Acanthochromis polyacanthus isolate Apoly-LR-REF ecotype Palm Island chromosome 14, KAUST_Apoly_ChrSc, whole genome shotgun sequence genome:
- the phf11 gene encoding uncharacterized protein phf11 isoform X12 yields the protein MHRRSKVFCALCQRSEETKITGALSTKDEVTAHEHCLLFSSGICCESSPEVDDLFGFSVEDVLDEVERGDKLICHYCKKKGATAGCEVKRCKKSYHYPCAVQDGAKTIEDEQNGCYGLYCLKHYSQQQSNSTAGSPSVHSNDSSSSGRTIRTARKRPLSESEKQEESPSKRRTGDWNGMVSADPSDSAENETKPESDIILPLKSDLDESANSVPEDQFLHLSTVTQAIRQEESPSKYRIGDWNGMVSVDPSDSAENETKPESEIILPLKSDLDESANNVPEDQFLHLSTMTQAIRQEESPSKRRTGDWNGMVSADPSDSAENETKPESEIILPLKSDLDESANNVPEDQAIRQSDEPRKDKLEEDGEVSPIDSEAEEFLLEGKDITLDIPSSQSDEDWEPSTAGVHGQEDSTSGEEETIPLTPAKSPKRCSGRGRGRGRGRGERRRTSPSPIDQASTSGERWNDVDVPDIEPPQIIFCPNRTPGPQLIMTENYTPVKLFQLFFSNDVLLTIVKNTNEHGSAHYSTPSKPWTNIDLQDMFSFISVLIYMGVVKCSSYTDYWRGSNLYSLQFPKRVMAGRKFLRMIWALHLNSAAMDAENEGRRGTAAFDRLGKIKPLYDEMREACKRNYHPNQEIAIDERMVASKARIGLKQYMKSKPVRWGYKLFVLADSKAGYTWDFFVYEGKSTVNTGKGIRYESVMELLKPQLLGTGYKLFVDNFYTSTTLFQDLLKMKVWACGTIRSNLIGFPRTTENSLDSKSHRGSVRWIRKDSLLFVQWRDTRDVSLCSTFHRAHTGETIKRRVRSADGQWEVKDITLPPVVKDYNQHMGGVDLSDALIQFYKVLHKTRKWYKTFFYHFVDIAIVNAFLIHKELAMAKGQVPMNQKAFRETLAEDLAMMGSAPPNKPVRGPAPAPVPAPAPARAKHHRITYISGDSTAGRLKCKNCRKKTPVKCATCDVSLCFLAGRDCYNDWHVANKFWK from the exons ATGCATCGTAGGAGCAAAGTGTTTTGTGCACTTTGCCAGCGGTCCGAAGAGACGAAGATAACCGGAGCCTTGTCGACTAAAGACGAAGTCACCGCTCATGAGCACTGTTTG ttgttttcttctggTATTTGTTGCGAGAGTTCACCGGAGGTTGACGACCTGTTCGGTTTCTCCGTAGAGGATGTGTTAGATGAAGTGGAACGAGGAGACAAACTG ATTTGCCACTATTGTAAGAAAAAGGGTGCCACTGCTGGGTGTGAAGTCAAACGCTGCAAGAAGTCCTACCATTACCCATGTGCTGTTCAGGATGGAGCCAAGACAATAGAGGATGAACAGAATGGATGTTATGG CCTGTACTGCTTGAAACACTACAGCCAGCAACAGA GTAATTCTACAGCAGGCAGTCCGTCTGTGCACAGCAATGACAGCAGCTCATCCGGCAGGACGATACGCACTGCTCGCAAG AGACCATTGAGTGAGAGTGAGAA GCAGGAGGAGAGCCCCTCCAAACGTAGAACTGGAGACTGGAATGGGATGGTATCAGCTGATCCTTCAGATTCAG CTGAGAATGAAACTAAGCCTGAAAGTGACATAATCCTCCCTTTAAAGTCTGATTTAGATGAAAGTGCAAACAGTGTTCCAGAGGACCAG TTTCTGCATTTGTCAACCGTGACTCAGGCCATCAG GCAGGAGGAGAGCCCCTCCAAATATAGAATCGGAGACTGGAATGGGATGGTATCAGTTGATCCTTCAGATTCAG CTGAGAATGAAACTAAGCCTGAAAGTGAGATAATCCTCCCTTTAAAGTCTGATTTAGATGAAAGTGCAAACAATGTTCCAGAGGACCAG TTTCTGCATTTGTCAACCATGACTCAGGCCATCAG GCAGGAGGAGAGCCCCTCCAAACGTAGAACTGGAGACTGGAATGGGATGGTATCAGCTGATCCTTCAGATTCAG CTGAGAATGAAACTAAGCCTGAAAGTGAGATAATCCTCCCTTTAAAGTCTGATTTAGATGAAAGTGCAAACAATGTTCCAGAGGACCAG GCCATCAG ACAAAGTGATGAACCCAGAAAAGACAAGCTGGAGGAGGACGGTGAAGTGTCGCCTATCGACTCAGAAGCAGAGGAATTTCTTTTAGAGGGGAAAGACATCACACTCGATAT CCCATCATCACAGTCTGATGAAGACTGGGAGCCAAGCACAGCAGGGGTCCACGGGCAAGAGGACAGTACCTCTGGAGAAGAGGAGACCATTCCCCTAACTCCAGCCAAAAGTCCGAAGAGGTGTAGTGGTAGAGGAAGGGGAAGGGGAAGGGGGaggggagaaagaagaagaacaagccCAAGCCCCATTGACCAAGCCAGCACATCGGGGGAGAGGTGGAATGATGTGGATGTTCCTGACATAGAGCCACCACAGATAATCTTTTGTCCTAACCGCACCCCAGGACCCCAGCTCATCatgacagaaaattacacaCCTGTCAAACTTTTCCAGCTCTTTTTCAGTAACGATGTTTTGCTTACCAttgtgaaaaacacaaatgaacatGGCTCTGCGCATTACTCCACGCCCTCAAAGCCATGGACAAACATTGACTTACAGGATATGTTTTCCTTCATATCAGTGTTGATTTACATGGGTGTGGTGAAGTGCTCATCCTATACAGATTACTGGCGGGGGAGTAATCTGTACAGTTTACAATTTCCGAAAAGAGTCATGGCAGGACGGAAGTTCCTGAGAATGATCTGGGCGCTCCATCTCAACAGTGCGGCAATGGATGCTGAGAATGAGGGGAGAAGAGGCACTGCAGCCTTTGATCGTCTCGGAAAAATAAAGCCCCTATATGATGAAATGAGGGAGGCCTGCAAGAGAAACTATCATCCAAACCAGGAGATTGCCATTGATGAGAGGATGGTTGCTTCAAAAGCGAGGATTGGACTGAAACAGTACATGAAGAGCAAGCCTGTGCGATGGGGCTACAAACTTTTTGTCTTGGCAGACTCCAAGGCTGGATATACCTGGGACTTCTTTGTCTATGAGGGAAAGTCAACAGTTAACACAGGGAAAGGAATTCGTTATGAGTCGGTAATGGAGCTGCTAAAGCCCCAGTTGCTGGGCACAGGCTACAAGCTCTTCGTGGACAACTTCTACACCAGTACCACACTCTTTCAAGACCTGCTAAAGATGAAGGTCTGGGCATGCGGCACCATTCGGTCAAATCTGATCGGGTTTCCCAGAACCACAGAGAACAGCCTGGATTCCAAGTCTCACCGTGGCAGTGTGAGATGGATCAGGAAGGACTCCCTCCTCTTTGTTCAGTGGAGAGACACTAGGGATGTCTCCCTCTGCTCGACATTCCACCGAGCACACACAGGGGAGACTATCAAACGGCGAGTCCGGAGTGCAGATGGGCAGTGGGAAGTGAAAGACATCACCCTTCCGCCAGTGGTCAAAGACTACAACCA GCACATGGGTGGAGTGGACCTGTCGGATGCCCTCATCCAGTTCTACAAGGTCCTCCACAAAACCAGGAAATGGTACAAGAcattcttttatcattttgtggaCATCGCCATCGTGAATGCCTTTCTCATCCACAAGGAGCTCGCCATGGCTAAAGGACAGGTGCCGATGAACCAGAAAGCATTTAGGGAGACCCTTGCAGAGGACCTGGCAATGATGGGTTCTGCCCCCCCAAACAAGCCGGTCCGAGgccctgctcctgctcctgttcctgctcctgctcctgctcgGGCTAAACATCACAGGATAACGTATATTAGTGGGGACAGCACTGCCGGCCGGCTAAAGTGCAAAAACTGCCGCAAGAAGACACCCGTGAAGTGTGCTACCTGTGATGTTTCACTTTGCTTCCTGGCTGGACGGGATTGCTACAATGACTGGCATGTTGCCAACAAATTTTGGAAGTAG
- the phf11 gene encoding piggyBac transposable element-derived protein 4 isoform X16 produces MHRRSKVFCALCQRSEETKITGALSTKDEVTAHEHCLLFSSGICCESSPEVDDLFGFSVEDVLDEVERGDKLICHYCKKKGATAGCEVKRCKKSYHYPCAVQDGAKTIEDEQNGCYGLYCLKHYSQQQSNSTAGSPSVHSNDSSSSGRTIRTARKRPLSESEKQEESPSKRRTGDWNGMVSADPSDSAENETKPESDIILPLKSDLDESADSVSEDQFLHLSTVTQAIRQEESPSKRRTGDWNGMVSADPSDSAENETKPESEIILPLKSDLDESANNVPEDQFLHLPTVTQAIRQSDEPRKDKLEEDGEVSPIDSEAEEFLLEGKDITLDIPSSQSDEDWEPSTAGVHGQEDSTSGEEETIPLTPAKSPKRCSGRGRGRGRGRGERRRTSPSPIDQASTSGERWNDVDVPDIEPPQIIFCPNRTPGPQLIMTENYTPVKLFQLFFSNDVLLTIVKNTNEHGSAHYSTPSKPWTNIDLQDMFSFISVLIYMGVVKCSSYTDYWRGSNLYSLQFPKRVMAGRKFLRMIWALHLNSAAMDAENEGRRGTAAFDRLGKIKPLYDEMREACKRNYHPNQEIAIDERMVASKARIGLKQYMKSKPVRWGYKLFVLADSKAGYTWDFFVYEGKSTVNTGKGIRYESVMELLKPQLLGTGYKLFVDNFYTSTTLFQDLLKMKVWACGTIRSNLIGFPRTTENSLDSKSHRGSVRWIRKDSLLFVQWRDTRDVSLCSTFHRAHTGETIKRRVRSADGQWEVKDITLPPVVKDYNQHMGGVDLSDALIQFYKVLHKTRKWYKTFFYHFVDIAIVNAFLIHKELAMAKGQVPMNQKAFRETLAEDLAMMGSAPPNKPVRGPAPAPVPAPAPARAKHHRITYISGDSTAGRLKCKNCRKKTPVKCATCDVSLCFLAGRDCYNDWHVANKFWK; encoded by the exons ATGCATCGTAGGAGCAAAGTGTTTTGTGCACTTTGCCAGCGGTCCGAAGAGACGAAGATAACCGGAGCCTTGTCGACTAAAGACGAAGTCACCGCTCATGAGCACTGTTTG ttgttttcttctggTATTTGTTGCGAGAGTTCACCGGAGGTTGACGACCTGTTCGGTTTCTCCGTAGAGGATGTGTTAGATGAAGTGGAACGAGGAGACAAACTG ATTTGCCACTATTGTAAGAAAAAGGGTGCCACTGCTGGGTGTGAAGTCAAACGCTGCAAGAAGTCCTACCATTACCCATGTGCTGTTCAGGATGGAGCCAAGACAATAGAGGATGAACAGAATGGATGTTATGG CCTGTACTGCTTGAAACACTACAGCCAGCAACAGA GTAATTCTACAGCAGGCAGTCCGTCTGTGCACAGCAATGACAGCAGCTCATCCGGCAGGACGATACGCACTGCTCGCAAG AGACCATTGAGTGAGAGTGAGAA GCAGGAGGAGAGCCCCTCCAAACGTAGAACTGGAGACTGGAATGGGATGGTATCAGCTGATCCTTCAGATTCAG CTGAGAATGAAACTAAGCCTGAAAGTGACATAATCCTCCCTTTAAAGTCTGATTTAGATGAAAGTGCAGACAGTGTTTCAGAGGACCAG TTTCTGCATTTGTCAACCGTGACTCAGGCCATCAG GCAGGAGGAGAGCCCCTCCAAACGTAGAACTGGAGACTGGAATGGGATGGTATCAGCTGATCCTTCAGATTCAG CTGAGAATGAAACTAAGCCTGAAAGTGAGATAATCCTCCCTTTAAAGTCTGATTTAGATGAAAGTGCAAACAATGTTCCAGAGGACCAG TTTCTGCATTTGCCAACCGTGACTCAGGCCATCAG ACAAAGTGATGAACCCAGAAAAGACAAGCTGGAGGAGGACGGTGAAGTGTCGCCTATCGACTCAGAAGCAGAGGAATTTCTTTTAGAGGGGAAAGACATCACACTCGATAT CCCATCATCACAGTCTGATGAAGACTGGGAGCCAAGCACAGCAGGGGTCCACGGGCAAGAGGACAGTACCTCTGGAGAAGAGGAGACCATTCCCCTAACTCCAGCCAAAAGTCCGAAGAGGTGTAGTGGTAGAGGAAGGGGAAGGGGAAGGGGGaggggagaaagaagaagaacaagccCAAGCCCCATTGACCAAGCCAGCACATCGGGGGAGAGGTGGAATGATGTGGATGTTCCTGACATAGAGCCACCACAGATAATCTTTTGTCCTAACCGCACCCCAGGACCCCAGCTCATCatgacagaaaattacacaCCTGTCAAACTTTTCCAGCTCTTTTTCAGTAACGATGTTTTGCTTACCAttgtgaaaaacacaaatgaacatGGCTCTGCGCATTACTCCACGCCCTCAAAGCCATGGACAAACATTGACTTACAGGATATGTTTTCCTTCATATCAGTGTTGATTTACATGGGTGTGGTGAAGTGCTCATCCTATACAGATTACTGGCGGGGGAGTAATCTGTACAGTTTACAATTTCCGAAAAGAGTCATGGCAGGACGGAAGTTCCTGAGAATGATCTGGGCGCTCCATCTCAACAGTGCGGCAATGGATGCTGAGAATGAGGGGAGAAGAGGCACTGCAGCCTTTGATCGTCTCGGAAAAATAAAGCCCCTATATGATGAAATGAGGGAGGCCTGCAAGAGAAACTATCATCCAAACCAGGAGATTGCCATTGATGAGAGGATGGTTGCTTCAAAAGCGAGGATTGGACTGAAACAGTACATGAAGAGCAAGCCTGTGCGATGGGGCTACAAACTTTTTGTCTTGGCAGACTCCAAGGCTGGATATACCTGGGACTTCTTTGTCTATGAGGGAAAGTCAACAGTTAACACAGGGAAAGGAATTCGTTATGAGTCGGTAATGGAGCTGCTAAAGCCCCAGTTGCTGGGCACAGGCTACAAGCTCTTCGTGGACAACTTCTACACCAGTACCACACTCTTTCAAGACCTGCTAAAGATGAAGGTCTGGGCATGCGGCACCATTCGGTCAAATCTGATCGGGTTTCCCAGAACCACAGAGAACAGCCTGGATTCCAAGTCTCACCGTGGCAGTGTGAGATGGATCAGGAAGGACTCCCTCCTCTTTGTTCAGTGGAGAGACACTAGGGATGTCTCCCTCTGCTCGACATTCCACCGAGCACACACAGGGGAGACTATCAAACGGCGAGTCCGGAGTGCAGATGGGCAGTGGGAAGTGAAAGACATCACCCTTCCGCCAGTGGTCAAAGACTACAACCA GCACATGGGTGGAGTGGACCTGTCGGATGCCCTCATCCAGTTCTACAAGGTCCTCCACAAAACCAGGAAATGGTACAAGAcattcttttatcattttgtggaCATCGCCATCGTGAATGCCTTTCTCATCCACAAGGAGCTCGCCATGGCTAAAGGACAGGTGCCGATGAACCAGAAAGCATTTAGGGAGACCCTTGCAGAGGACCTGGCAATGATGGGTTCTGCCCCCCCAAACAAGCCGGTCCGAGgccctgctcctgctcctgttcctgctcctgctcctgctcgGGCTAAACATCACAGGATAACGTATATTAGTGGGGACAGCACTGCCGGCCGGCTAAAGTGCAAAAACTGCCGCAAGAAGACACCCGTGAAGTGTGCTACCTGTGATGTTTCACTTTGCTTCCTGGCTGGACGGGATTGCTACAATGACTGGCATGTTGCCAACAAATTTTGGAAGTAG
- the phf11 gene encoding piggyBac transposable element-derived protein 4 isoform X20 — MHRRSKVFCALCQRSEETKITGALSTKDEVTAHEHCLLFSSGICCESSPEVDDLFGFSVEDVLDEVERGDKLICHYCKKKGATAGCEVKRCKKSYHYPCAVQDGAKTIEDEQNGCYGLYCLKHYSQQQSNSTAGSPSVHSNDSSSSGRTIRTARKRPLSESEKQEESPSKRRTGDWNGMVSADPSDSAENETKPESEIILPLKSDLDESANNVPEDQFLHLSTVTQAIRQEESPSKRRTGDWNGMVSADPSDSAENETKPESEIILPLKSDLDESANNVPEDQFLHLPTVTQAIRQSDEPRKDKLEEDGEVSPIDSEAEEFLLEGKDITLDIPSSQSDEDWEPSTAGVHGQEDSTSGEEETIPLTPAKSPKRCSGRGRGRGRGRGERRRTSPSPIDQASTSGERWNDVDVPDIEPPQIIFCPNRTPGPQLIMTENYTPVKLFQLFFSNDVLLTIVKNTNEHGSAHYSTPSKPWTNIDLQDMFSFISVLIYMGVVKCSSYTDYWRGSNLYSLQFPKRVMAGRKFLRMIWALHLNSAAMDAENEGRRGTAAFDRLGKIKPLYDEMREACKRNYHPNQEIAIDERMVASKARIGLKQYMKSKPVRWGYKLFVLADSKAGYTWDFFVYEGKSTVNTGKGIRYESVMELLKPQLLGTGYKLFVDNFYTSTTLFQDLLKMKVWACGTIRSNLIGFPRTTENSLDSKSHRGSVRWIRKDSLLFVQWRDTRDVSLCSTFHRAHTGETIKRRVRSADGQWEVKDITLPPVVKDYNQHMGGVDLSDALIQFYKVLHKTRKWYKTFFYHFVDIAIVNAFLIHKELAMAKGQVPMNQKAFRETLAEDLAMMGSAPPNKPVRGPAPAPVPAPAPARAKHHRITYISGDSTAGRLKCKNCRKKTPVKCATCDVSLCFLAGRDCYNDWHVANKFWK, encoded by the exons ATGCATCGTAGGAGCAAAGTGTTTTGTGCACTTTGCCAGCGGTCCGAAGAGACGAAGATAACCGGAGCCTTGTCGACTAAAGACGAAGTCACCGCTCATGAGCACTGTTTG ttgttttcttctggTATTTGTTGCGAGAGTTCACCGGAGGTTGACGACCTGTTCGGTTTCTCCGTAGAGGATGTGTTAGATGAAGTGGAACGAGGAGACAAACTG ATTTGCCACTATTGTAAGAAAAAGGGTGCCACTGCTGGGTGTGAAGTCAAACGCTGCAAGAAGTCCTACCATTACCCATGTGCTGTTCAGGATGGAGCCAAGACAATAGAGGATGAACAGAATGGATGTTATGG CCTGTACTGCTTGAAACACTACAGCCAGCAACAGA GTAATTCTACAGCAGGCAGTCCGTCTGTGCACAGCAATGACAGCAGCTCATCCGGCAGGACGATACGCACTGCTCGCAAG AGACCATTGAGTGAGAGTGAGAA GCAGGAGGAGAGCCCCTCCAAACGTAGAACTGGAGACTGGAATGGGATGGTATCAGCTGATCCTTCAGATTCAG CTGAGAATGAAACTAAGCCTGAAAGTGAGATAATCCTCCCTTTAAAGTCTGATTTAGATGAAAGTGCAAACAATGTTCCAGAGGACCAG TTTCTGCATTTGTCAACCGTGACTCAGGCCATCAG GCAGGAGGAGAGCCCCTCCAAACGTAGAACTGGAGACTGGAATGGGATGGTATCAGCTGATCCTTCAGATTCAG CTGAGAATGAAACTAAGCCTGAAAGTGAGATAATCCTCCCTTTAAAGTCTGATTTAGATGAAAGTGCAAACAATGTTCCAGAGGACCAG TTTCTGCATTTGCCAACCGTGACTCAGGCCATCAG ACAAAGTGATGAACCCAGAAAAGACAAGCTGGAGGAGGACGGTGAAGTGTCGCCTATCGACTCAGAAGCAGAGGAATTTCTTTTAGAGGGGAAAGACATCACACTCGATAT CCCATCATCACAGTCTGATGAAGACTGGGAGCCAAGCACAGCAGGGGTCCACGGGCAAGAGGACAGTACCTCTGGAGAAGAGGAGACCATTCCCCTAACTCCAGCCAAAAGTCCGAAGAGGTGTAGTGGTAGAGGAAGGGGAAGGGGAAGGGGGaggggagaaagaagaagaacaagccCAAGCCCCATTGACCAAGCCAGCACATCGGGGGAGAGGTGGAATGATGTGGATGTTCCTGACATAGAGCCACCACAGATAATCTTTTGTCCTAACCGCACCCCAGGACCCCAGCTCATCatgacagaaaattacacaCCTGTCAAACTTTTCCAGCTCTTTTTCAGTAACGATGTTTTGCTTACCAttgtgaaaaacacaaatgaacatGGCTCTGCGCATTACTCCACGCCCTCAAAGCCATGGACAAACATTGACTTACAGGATATGTTTTCCTTCATATCAGTGTTGATTTACATGGGTGTGGTGAAGTGCTCATCCTATACAGATTACTGGCGGGGGAGTAATCTGTACAGTTTACAATTTCCGAAAAGAGTCATGGCAGGACGGAAGTTCCTGAGAATGATCTGGGCGCTCCATCTCAACAGTGCGGCAATGGATGCTGAGAATGAGGGGAGAAGAGGCACTGCAGCCTTTGATCGTCTCGGAAAAATAAAGCCCCTATATGATGAAATGAGGGAGGCCTGCAAGAGAAACTATCATCCAAACCAGGAGATTGCCATTGATGAGAGGATGGTTGCTTCAAAAGCGAGGATTGGACTGAAACAGTACATGAAGAGCAAGCCTGTGCGATGGGGCTACAAACTTTTTGTCTTGGCAGACTCCAAGGCTGGATATACCTGGGACTTCTTTGTCTATGAGGGAAAGTCAACAGTTAACACAGGGAAAGGAATTCGTTATGAGTCGGTAATGGAGCTGCTAAAGCCCCAGTTGCTGGGCACAGGCTACAAGCTCTTCGTGGACAACTTCTACACCAGTACCACACTCTTTCAAGACCTGCTAAAGATGAAGGTCTGGGCATGCGGCACCATTCGGTCAAATCTGATCGGGTTTCCCAGAACCACAGAGAACAGCCTGGATTCCAAGTCTCACCGTGGCAGTGTGAGATGGATCAGGAAGGACTCCCTCCTCTTTGTTCAGTGGAGAGACACTAGGGATGTCTCCCTCTGCTCGACATTCCACCGAGCACACACAGGGGAGACTATCAAACGGCGAGTCCGGAGTGCAGATGGGCAGTGGGAAGTGAAAGACATCACCCTTCCGCCAGTGGTCAAAGACTACAACCA GCACATGGGTGGAGTGGACCTGTCGGATGCCCTCATCCAGTTCTACAAGGTCCTCCACAAAACCAGGAAATGGTACAAGAcattcttttatcattttgtggaCATCGCCATCGTGAATGCCTTTCTCATCCACAAGGAGCTCGCCATGGCTAAAGGACAGGTGCCGATGAACCAGAAAGCATTTAGGGAGACCCTTGCAGAGGACCTGGCAATGATGGGTTCTGCCCCCCCAAACAAGCCGGTCCGAGgccctgctcctgctcctgttcctgctcctgctcctgctcgGGCTAAACATCACAGGATAACGTATATTAGTGGGGACAGCACTGCCGGCCGGCTAAAGTGCAAAAACTGCCGCAAGAAGACACCCGTGAAGTGTGCTACCTGTGATGTTTCACTTTGCTTCCTGGCTGGACGGGATTGCTACAATGACTGGCATGTTGCCAACAAATTTTGGAAGTAG